The genome window GCCTGTGGGCACAACTTAATTCTTTAAGGATCTGCTGGCAGCAGCCCAGATAGAGGGTCATGTGACTCAGGGTGGGCTGGGTGTCATTCTGTTTGTTCTCATCCTCCACTGACAGTGAGGAAAGTTCACAGTGCAGCATGACAGTAACAACTTCTACTACAAAGGCTTGACCGAGGATGCTGGCTGGTTggatgactgactgactgagagCCTGGGGCTTTAAGACGTACTTAACAGCTGGTCCCAGTGCAGCAGTCGTTCTTGTGAGCATTTGAGACAAAGTTTGATCCATAGGTTTACTCCTCCCCAGGTTAGACGTCAATGCCTGGGAGAAAGAGGTCAGCGATGCCATCAGGATATGAACATTCAAAACAGGTGCTCCTGGATCTGGTTTACCTGACACAACTGCCAAACTGGGTGCCACAATTTGCATGCTTGCCATTTCCTTACTGGTAAGATAGGAGGCAAACTGTTCTAAGTTGAGTCGAACACTGCTGTTTCGTATTATAATCAACTGGACCAAAGACCTGATAAAGCCCTGCACTGCTTTGATTAAATCTAACCAATCAGAGCTGCTTGTGGCTCGAAATTTTCCATTGTTGCTATGCCAGATGAGAGAAGACACGGAAGCCTGCAGCAGAGTACCAGCGTGGATGAGCTTCAAAACACTTTGGAAGTTTCTACCCTCCAGGAGACAAGTCAGAATCCTGAGCAGCTTCACCAGGAAGCGAGCGTCATCTCCAGATTCAGGAGGGTCTGTGGCCTTCTGGTCTAACTGACTGGAGGTGGAGGTTAacatgaagaagaggaggagaaaaataGAGGAGAGATCTTCAGAGTTCATCCCATCTGGGTTTAGATCTGTTAAGATTTGGAGTAAGTTTACCagctccttgttctgtgtgtcaGTCAGCAATACAGACATCTCTCCAGTCTTTGAGGATGCCAATATATCTTCAGCTATAATTGTGGACAGAGGAGGCTGACCGGCATTTCTCTCCAAAGTGTAAGCTCCAATTCCTTTTACCTGAAACTTCAGGACTGTAGGAGAAACATTGGGTACATGAGCTGCCTTGAGAATACAGACAATCCTTTGTGTAAGGGAACAAACTGTGGCAGAGAACAGCGAAGGCAACTCAGCAAGAACGGCACTTTGGAGAAGTTGGGAAGATATAAGGGAGAcagtcagccagccagccgGCCGGTCCTTTCCTCCATCGGCGTGACTGCTGAGGAGTGAACTGACAAGTACATCTGCTATGCAGCCCACATCTTCTCTGCTCAAGTAGGGAGCAATCAAAGGCAAATTGGATGTGACAATATACCAGTGTGCTACAAGGTAGGAGCTGGCGTTCACACTCGCTATCTGCCCGTCCCACAGCTGCTCTCCATCCAGACTCACCTCCATCTCTGATTTAGATAAAATAAACTGGGCTGCCCTGTTCAGCAGTGCTGCAGTGCTGGGTTCAGAGAGTAAGGGGGCATCTAACAAAACCTTCTTCATCTGTTGCAAAGTGAGGAGTTTGAGCAGCAAACAGCTCATGGGGCTGCGGGATGATTCTAGACGTGCTGGCAAAATCTCACCAGATAGGAGACTTTCTTTACAAGTTAGGACCGAAGCACAGTCTTCAGTTTTCCTTGCAGCTGCTGTCTGGGCAGAGTCAAGAGATGTGTATTTGCTGCAGTGGATATTAAAGAGTGTGTCAACTTCCACCAAGGTGTACCTGAGAAGGAGAGCAGCCTCCTGGGTCTTTTGTTCCCAGAGTGCTCCTTTTTTAGACTCTGAGACCCTCTCTGACTCTTTGTGGTCCAAATTCTTTTTGCCTTTCCTTGTAGTCCTTGGAGCTGGACTTATATTTGCTTTTACAGCCTTCTTCTCtgtcaacaacaacagcagcagtaacTCCTTTACGACCTGTTGCATCTCCTCCATCAAACCCTGACTCTGCCTGACTATTGGAAGAGGAGAAGCACTGTCTAGAGTCTTCAGACTGAACAAAACACCATGAAGCAGCTGGCTGAGGGAGAGTAGCTTCCTTGATGCATCTTCTCTCTCTTGGTCAACCTTCATTTCTTTGTTCTCTCCTATCTTCTCGGTCTCACTTtcctccttcaacaggtcaggtAATATACATCTCCTGATGCTCTCCAACACCAATGAGCAGATCTCTAGGCACTGGGAAGGGGGAGTGTCCAGAAGACAAGTTCTGAGCATGGAGGAGATGCCCTCAGACAGCAGAGGAGGTCGGAGGTTGTCCAGTGCTGGTTGACAGATCACAGACAGGAGCTCAGAGAAGAGGCGTGGCAGCTGACGGAGCTTAGTGTAAGTTTGGAGGAGACTGCATGCCAAGAGCTATTGGGGAAAGAAACATTTTGTCTCAGTCAAAACTAatcttttacacattttaacattttaaattctgcATTTGCAAGTTTTTATTCGGTTGATTTATTTTGCAGGATTTAGGTCCAGACCTGTCTGGCCCGTTGCACTCGTGCTTCCATGCATTCAGAGTTAACCCAGGCTGAAGATGACAACTGGTCCAGGTCTGGTTCAATAATCAGATGGTTGAGACTCAGCAGCACCTTTAAACAGCGGTACCATGCTGGGATGCTGaaggacaagacaggaaaagtttttacaattattttaaatgtaaaaaaaaaaaacttagaccataaatggaaaatacattAAGAATTGTTTTATACCTTGGCTGGGCGTGGTTAATGAGCATTTGTCCCAGAGTTCTGTAAAATTTAAGTTGGACCTCTCCATGTCTGATCCTGTCTGCTGCTACATTGTAAATATCAGCTGACAGCGCCTGACTTAGCAGGGACTCCACAGCCAGCAGAGCCAGGCTCCAGCTCTCTGGGAAACAGAGGGATGCTGGTGGAGACTTCTGTCCAGGGGACACAGAGACTGGCTGGTCTGCTTTGGCAGATGAGAGTTCATCAACACATACATCCAAGGTCGGGACCAATCTGGtgaggaaataaaaacacagcatcCTGTGCACTTCCtcactttctcctctcccttttcCGTAGCTTTCCAGAAAGAACTTAAACAGCAGAGACAATGTGTTGGACTTCACAGTGTAGTGCTGATGCACCTCACAGTAGCCCTGAGCACTCAGTTTGGAAAGTATGACACTGACTGGCTTAAAGGGGCCTTTTGCCCCTCCAAGACCACGTTTCCCAGAATCCTCTTTAGATGGAAGGAGCTCTTCCTTGTAGTAGGTCAGATGCTCAGAAGGGAAAAGAGCTAAGTGAAGTATGGAGTCTATCTTAATGCGGATGTCTCTGGACAGCTGCTGACGGAGGCGCAGATGTATGTGAGCGGACGCAAATTCCCCGGAAGTCAGCAGGTGTCTGAGTAGTACTAAAGGTTGGATCAGCTGGTTGGTTACCATAGTAAAGACTCTATTAGGATTGGCTTGTTGTCGCTGAACTGACAAATAAGATGACAGCACCTGAAGCAACACCTCAAACAAATTAGCTGCACGGAGCTTTTCCTTTGGCTTTGGAGGGGACTTATTTGCAGCTAACTCTGGCAGATCTGAAGATCTTTCAATGATCGGCTCAATTTGGGTACTGTCCAAATCGCTAGTAATCACCTCATCTTGACATGTGACAGACTCAGTCATTAGGGGTTCTGTGAGCAATGGCTGTTGTAGCTCACGGCAGGCCAGAGAGCAAAGCTTAGCCAGGAGATCGGCAATGAGTTCATACTTGGTAGTAAAGACAGATGAGAGTGCAGGAGAAGAGAGaaggccctgacacacactcagtatggtggacacacacaccagagactTTGAGCCAACACGTGCACACTCCTGGAGACGGTCAAGCAGCAGCtaaaaggaaacagaaaaagaggTGTCAGTAAATCTTCATATAGaagcctttttgttttgtagaggatgaagagacaaaaaaacgAGTCTAATATGTGTGTATgaatcagaaaaagaaaaaaaaaaatcagttttgctGCATTACAAACATTACTTTACATTTGTGGAGGCGTTTTTATAGAAATATTGCCAGCACACCTGTGCCATGTTGAGCCTCAGGCTTATGGTCTTGCCCTGCTTGAGAAGAGAGTGGAGCTTCCGGCTGTGAAGTAGATCGTCAAGGTAACACCACAGTCCTTCCAGAACATTCTGAGAAAACTCCACCTTCTGATTGTAGCGGCCTGTTAGGGCATGGGAGCACCAGTCCAACAGCACCTACAGTGGTGAAGGGCCAATAGACATGTACAAATAACTCATGGGTATTTATATGCtgctttta of Etheostoma spectabile isolate EspeVRDwgs_2016 chromosome 1, UIUC_Espe_1.0, whole genome shotgun sequence contains these proteins:
- the urb2 gene encoding unhealthy ribosome biogenesis protein 2 homolog, with the translated sequence MAAIYSGIHLKLKSPQTSWEDKLKLARFAWISPQCLLPNKEQVLLDWCSHALTGRYNQKVEFSQNVLEGLWCYLDDLLHSRKLHSLLKQGKTISLRLNMAQLLLDRLQECARVGSKSLVCVSTILSVCQGLLSSPALSSVFTTKYELIADLLAKLCSLACRELQQPLLTEPLMTESVTCQDEVITSDLDSTQIEPIIERSSDLPELAANKSPPKPKEKLRAANLFEVLLQVLSSYLSVQRQQANPNRVFTMVTNQLIQPLVLLRHLLTSGEFASAHIHLRLRQQLSRDIRIKIDSILHLALFPSEHLTYYKEELLPSKEDSGKRGLGGAKGPFKPVSVILSKLSAQGYCEVHQHYTVKSNTLSLLFKFFLESYGKGRGESEEVHRMLCFYFLTRLVPTLDVCVDELSSAKADQPVSVSPGQKSPPASLCFPESWSLALLAVESLLSQALSADIYNVAADRIRHGEVQLKFYRTLGQMLINHAQPSIPAWYRCLKVLLSLNHLIIEPDLDQLSSSAWVNSECMEARVQRARQLLACSLLQTYTKLRQLPRLFSELLSVICQPALDNLRPPLLSEGISSMLRTCLLDTPPSQCLEICSLVLESIRRCILPDLLKEESETEKIGENKEMKVDQEREDASRKLLSLSQLLHGVLFSLKTLDSASPLPIVRQSQGLMEEMQQVVKELLLLLLLTEKKAVKANISPAPRTTRKGKKNLDHKESERVSESKKGALWEQKTQEAALLLRYTLVEVDTLFNIHCSKYTSLDSAQTAAARKTEDCASVLTCKESLLSGEILPARLESSRSPMSCLLLKLLTLQQMKKVLLDAPLLSEPSTAALLNRAAQFILSKSEMEVSLDGEQLWDGQIASVNASSYLVAHWYIVTSNLPLIAPYLSREDVGCIADVLVSSLLSSHADGGKDRPAGWLTVSLISSQLLQSAVLAELPSLFSATVCSLTQRIVCILKAAHVPNVSPTVLKFQVKGIGAYTLERNAGQPPLSTIIAEDILASSKTGEMSVLLTDTQNKELVNLLQILTDLNPDGMNSEDLSSIFLLLFFMLTSTSSQLDQKATDPPESGDDARFLVKLLRILTCLLEGRNFQSVLKLIHAGTLLQASVSSLIWHSNNGKFRATSSSDWLDLIKAVQGFIRSLVQLIIIRNSSVRLNLEQFASYLTSKEMASMQIVAPSLAVVSGKPDPGAPVLNVHILMASLTSFSQALTSNLGRSKPMDQTLSQMLTRTTAALGPAVKYVLKPQALSQSVIQPASILGQAFVVEVVTVMLHCELSSLSVEDENKQNDTQPTLSHMTLYLGCCQQILKELSCAHRPLDFLVSSLHFLSAFYKAVEKTRGEKEEEHGEEKKAGEELDELYMQILHNVHRLLTASWLSTNDVCELEPAVQELLRHLVEKSTTSRFNLLLLLIRDGLDTGKLRAGSYREVLSAVIIIKLLSCCQLPELCAKALWLIAPQIISAMVFLVKSSTQDISLTHSFTVPTVMSMTSLLRQGEGLITNPHHVILVLGALQSMPLDHLTPPVYQSAFLAVHEALFAFIQCHPQVMLNAAPSFLNVFYRLVASIMQEGRQRGDSDTDSDVYLQCSRLIERMYSHIAATAENFTTLSAFMVAQYVTELQKVTLRPDVKLHLTEGIYRILDLCTEQDIKFLTAGLQMGVREVFNELYSSYTHYHKAQRQGEDKYTV